The following are from one region of the Nicotiana tabacum cultivar K326 chromosome 3, ASM71507v2, whole genome shotgun sequence genome:
- the LOC142179097 gene encoding uncharacterized protein LOC142179097: MEFQKRGLPHAYFLIILDEKYKLLTPEAYDRFVYAELPDEKENPTLYSLVTDYMMHALCGELNPTNSCMKKKQLHLDGQQLVSFKSTDNISKIVNNYMIKKTMLTEFFLMNRENKDAKNLNLLYREFSEYFVWSSIDKTWTRRQRGNAIGCVVTCHPNEGERYYLRLLLMNVRGPKSYEDLRTVNGVYCTTFREAAERRGLLLCDNNLVECMSEAVSYQMPFSLRQLFAMLLIYCNPTNPRELWERFESPMSEDFKRNLNIDAREICYKVLNHINNILHSMGHDINKFELISEVIKSYAIAKEAKDVDFERNIIVNDEDLLLKNKLNIEQRRAYNMIFDRIFSNRPGAFFIDGPGGTGKSFLYRALLATVRHKGFIALATTSFGVAVSLLPGGRTAHSRFKIPIDVNENFSCNIIKQSSLASLIGDAKLIVWDEISMAKKQTVEAFDLLLRDLMETNILFGGKVVVFSGDFRQTLPVVRSGKKEDFIRESLLCSEIWNQLEKLQLYENMRAKIDPAFCKYLMRIGDGKE, from the exons ATGGAATTTCAAAAACGGGGACTTCCACATGcttattttcttataatccttGATGAAAAATATAAGTTACTAACTCCTGAAGCATATGACCGTTTTGTATATGCTGAATTACCCGATGAAAAAGAAAATCCTACTCTATATTCACTTGTTACAGATTACATGATGCACGCTCTATGTGGAgaattaaatccaacaaattCTTGTATGAAAAAAAAACAG CTACATCTTGATGGACAACAACTTGTTTCCTTCAAGAGTACagacaatattagtaaaattGTGAACAATTATATGATTAAGAAAACAATGTTAACCGAGTTCTTTTTAATGAATAGAGAAAACAAAGATGCTAAGAACCTGAATTTATTATATCGAGAATTTTCCGAATACTTTGTATGGTCATCAATAGATAAAACATGGACACGCCGTCAACGAGGAAATGCTATTGGTTGCGTTGTGACATGTCATCCAAACGAAGGAGAAAGATACTATCTTAGACTGCTTCTAATGAATGTAAGAGGACCAAAATCATATGAAGATTTGCGAACAGTAAATGGAGTATATTGTACCACATTTAGAGAAGCTGCAGAAAGAAGAGGATTACTACTTTGTGATAATAATTTGGTAGAATGCATGTCTGAAGCTGTAAGTTACCAAATGCCATTCAGTTTAAGACAATTATTTGCTATGTTACTGATCTATTGTAATCCAACTAATCCAAGAGAATTATGGGAAAGATTTGAAAGCCCAATGTCTGAAGATTTCAAAAGAAATCTGAATATAGATGCAAGGGAAATCTGTTACAAAGTGTTAAACCATATTAATAATATTCTTCATTCAATGGGGCATGATATTAATAAATTTGAACTAATTTCAGAAGTGATAAAGTCATATGCAATAGCAAAAGAAGCTAAAGATGTTGATTTCGAGAGAAATATCATTGTTAACGATGAAGATTTACTGTTGAAAAACAAATTAAACATTGAACAAAGAAGAGCTTACAATATGATTTTCGATAGAATATTTTCAAATAGACCAGGGGCATTCTTtattgacggtcccggtgggacTGGTAAAAGCTTTTTATATCGTGCTTTATTAGCTACTGTGAGACACAAAGGATTTATAGCTTTAGCAACTACAAGTTTCGGTGTTGCAGTTTCACTTCTTCCTGGAGGTCGAACTGCTCATTCCCGCTTTAAAATTCCTATTGATGTCAATGAGAACTTCAGCTGCAATATTATTAAACAAAGCTCATTAGCGTCTTTAATAGGAGATGCAAAACTAATTGTATGGGATGAAATTTCAATGGCCAAAAAGCAAACAGTGGAAGcatttgatttgcttttaagagATCTAATGGAAACAAATATACTATTTGGAGGAAAGGTAGTTGTCTTTAGTGGTGATTTTAGACAAACTCTTCCCGTAGTTCGTAGTGGCAAAAAAGAAGATTTTATTCGTGAAAGTTTATTGTGCTCTGAAATTTGGAATCAACTTGAAAAATTACAACTATATGAGAATATGCGTGCTAAAATAGATCCTGCCTTTTGTAAATATTTAATGAGAATTGGTGATGGAAAAGAATAG